CAAAAATATTCCTGATTTATTAGTGAATCTCATTCGCTGAGCTCCTGCTTAAATTTTATTTAGCCTATTGCCGTTTTTGTAATGATGCAGACATATGTAGGCCTATTGGTCGcagataatgaaaaaaaacattgaagcgGAGTTAAACCAGTCTGACAAACACTTTCAACTTTATCTAACGGTCAACAGAACGTCAATCGTCTAAAAAATAAGCTCGTTCGCAGATCGCAAATGTGAAGGCCTGATGGCCGGTGACCCACATAGCGCGCAGGCTCCTACATTCATCCAGCTGACACAAAGCAGCCTCATATTTTAATAGGcttgtcatttctgtttttaacaatttcttcacgcctatttttttaatgtgcacagtagattttgaatttgaaaaaataggCTACACTTCCTTATGGATCATAAGCATGTCCAAACTGATCTGTAAtcaaacgtttaaaaaaagatgagttGGCCCATATTTGATAAGTTCTCTAATGTTTTACTCACGTTGTCTtactttttaattctttttaatgttcCGATTTTTTTCCTAAGGTGAATAGCAATGATCAACCTGCatgttgtttctgtatttgccgTCAGAGGAGAAGGTATTCCTGACCTCCCGGCGGTAATCTCCGTGCAATAATTCAATTTAAGAATAGCAACACTGAACCATCTCCCCCTTTACCAAGAGTAGGAATTTAAGTCATGACTCATGtcagttaaaacatttttacgattatgattatgattttttataattattatcattcatttttcaaaaaggcGACTACAATTGTCAAAATCAGGAGTAGGCTAGTTTAGACAAGTTTATACCCCACTAGGTTATAATCCAGTTTATCTCTGTTTACCGTAGGCCTAGACTAAACCAGAAAATAATGGGCTTTAAGTCAGCTTCAGCAATAAAAGTTGTTTAACATAGCCTACTCTTCTGTTATTAAAAAGACGTAGGCCTAGTCTACAATTGGTGGCCTCCTTTAGATTATATCTAGACCTAACTATGTCATGCTCTTACCGGCTCTCTCTTCCTCCGCTCCTCCCGGGCCTCCGTTTTCTTCAGCTCGGCTTTAAAAGCCTGCGTGTCTCCGTGCTGTCCGTCCTTGTCCAGGATGTCCATCAGGTAGGAGATGTAGCTGGTGGCCAGCCGCAGAGTCTTGATCTTGGACAGCTTAGTGTCGGCCGGGACGTTGGGGATACACTCCCTCAGCTCCGCAAAGGCCGAGTtgatgctctgggtccgccgcCTCTCCTTACGGTTGGCCGTCGGTCTCCGCTTCACGGGCCGAGGATGTGTGTGATGGGGGTGCATACCGACCGCGGCTCCGTTCACTGAGATCGCGCCGGNNNNNNNNNNNNNNNNNNNNNNNNNNNNNNNNNNNNNNNNNNNNNNNNNNNNNNNNNNNNNNNNNNNNNNNNNNNNNNNNNNNNNNNNNNNNNNNNNNNNcacacacacacacacacacacacacacacacacacacacacacacacacacacacacacacacacacacgctcggaTGCTGCAGCAGTAACTTGCCTTCACTGTTTAACGGTTGTCCAGGGCAGATGTTAGCATCTTGAATAATGCAGCCAGCGGAATCCGACAGAAACAGCCTGGTCCGGTCCGGTCCGGTCCGGTCGCTAGCCTATGTAGGCCTACAGTCTATTCCGTGCAACAGTAGGCTACACCCGGGCTAGTCCTGTGGCCCTGTAGGCCGCTCAGTTCTGTTCAaacaactcctcctcctctaagacattgtttctctctctctcccactagTTACTAAGTCACATCAGCGTGTAtccctccttttttctctcttcttctcctctttttagAAAGCCACTCGCAGTGTGCAGCCTATTCCTCCTTTTCGCTGTGCTTCATGTTATCCTCTGTCAGTCAGTTAGCTGTCAGCCTCAGAGCCGTTTGGCAAGGCAGGACCAGTCTGGGCAGGCACTGGGTCACTACTGGCTAGTTGATACTGAGCTATGGTAAAGCCAGCTTGtctgtatgagagagagagagagagcgagagagagagagagagagagtctgatTTACTACGTCATCTTTACTACCGGGGAGGAGAAACTGACTTCAGAGCATCTGTCAACCAATGGcgaaccccccccaccccctcatCTGGCCCCGTCTGCAGGCTCTGTTTACTTCTCTTTAATGTCAATGGGCCTGCTAAATAGACCTGCTGGCTCTCACACACAAGCGCGCGCGCACACGAGGGCCACGCGCACGCATGCACAGCAACAATTAGCTTAAAAGGTCAGAAATAAAGGGAGATGATGCTGTTTGGCTATGGTCTGCGTATGGTAGACTAGCAGTAGGCCTACAGTGTAAGCTGGTTTTTACTTAGGCAGATTGCATTACTTCGTTCCAGTTTAAATAGGACACGCTATATTATTATTGCTATGTGGCCTATAACACTGGCTACCATGATTTAAAGTGGGTGCCcgggggcgcctgggtagctcacctggtggagcgtgCGCTCCACGTGCACAGGTCCAGTCCTCTCCGCAGCGCTGCCGATGccattccccccctctcccctttcatgctTAAACTGTCCATAAAATAATCTTTCAGACAAAGTGTGTATCTTGAGATGCCAGGATATACAAAATTGGCGTTTGgaaacattcatcattaattcTGATATGCATgttcaatttaaatgttttatttattccatGTTCTCGGTATTGATTAGGTAGCACATGATATCTGTTAAAGCCATGCTAATTATCTAGTCCTCCTAAAAAATCCTAGCCTATATAATTCAAAATGTCTTCCAATAGCATACGTCTGGGGAGATGGGTAGCCTACCATTTGGTTGTGTGTTCTTAGTTTGGATTAACTTGTGCTAGCAGAGCTAATGAAGGAACCAGTGGTCCACATGATGTCAAGTAGTCACTCTAGGAAGGCCACAGAATCCGAAACAAGCCAGCCCTGGACTTGTGCAATCCTTGTCAGTTTTCTGGacctaaataaatacatttatttcgTTGCTTTACAAGCAGggactttctttctctctccctctctctctctctctctctcatacacaaacaaattctctctctctctctctctctctctctctctctctctNNNNNNNNNNNNNNNNNNNNNNNNNNNNNNNNNNNNNNNNNNNNNNNNNNNNNNNNNNNNNNNNNNNNNNNNNNNcacacacacacacacacacacacacacacacacacacacacacacacacacacacacacacacactaaagaaTGGTCAGTGGACACTTGGCTCTAATTTCCAATGTTCACTGATAATAACCATACAAAAATGATCCTAAATGTGAAAGATTCCACTAGTCctatgatctttttttaatgacaatgaaaaaatcctttaaatagCTGTATTCAATAATtgtataatttcctttacaataaagaaagaagaagtcaaacctttttttcgtttttcattttttttgtgtacgGCATGCATACATTGTCCAATAAAGGCTTGTGTGAATTTGAATTGAGCGTTGACGAGTAGTTCTTAAATCATTTGTTGCTGCTTCCACACGCAACCCATAGAATATGACGTTTTATACGTCCATGTGTACAAGATAGACAGGccttaaatgtaataataataataataaaataataacaacaataacaataataatattaaaattttaataattataaataaaattacaacgcaaaaacataataattataataatagcCTATTTATAAAGTAAAACATTGTTGATGTCAATCAGCACACATGCGATCATGGCAGGCAGTTGCGGTAGCCTGTAACGGCCACAGCTGATCAGGTTTAACAGACTACTTGATACCCGACGCTATATGTAATAATGGTGCACCCGGTAAAATGTCCGGACCGGTCCGACCTGACACAGGGACCGACCTCCTGACCGCTTTCCTCGGTTTCAGCAAAGAGAAAAGCCCGCTGAATCTCCGGGGCTGCGAGACTTTGAAAAAGCCGTTGTGAACACATTTCAGAACATCTAacgttttcctttttgttttacaacttCTTTCTTTCCGTTTATTTCAACACAAGGAGCTTTTGAACAAGGCAATCCCCACAATGCGGTTGACGTGTATAATTTGCACACGCCTATCCCTCCTATCCATTTCCGAGGGGTCACAACACGCAACATATAAAGTTTCGATAAAAACGACCAAGGTTATTCTTTGCTCTTTTAACTCGAGTATGGTGTTCATACTTATGAACTTTCACGTCCAACGTATTAAAATAGCAGCTAAAAAATCCAACGCATATTTActcaaatatgaatgaatgtcaCTTCTACTCtatgaaagagagactgagagagagagcgagagagagagagaaagagagagagagaaagtaagagaTCAAATGGTAACTTATTTCTGAGCTTGACCTGTGATTGTATATTGTcatggggaaaataaataaatacatactgtaggtctaaataaatacatacataaataaaacaccctTGTTCCTCTTAGTAAAGCTGTCTAGGTGTAGGAATATTTTAAACCTGGATTTTCTTAAGTTTGATAACATTATAAATGTTCCGTTTTCTTACAGTCAGCCAAGGAGCCATTAGACAATTAGTACAATTCCCTTATACCAAATTATAGAACTAGTAATCTCAACAAATATTCaatctgggggaaaaaaacctcgtgtttttgttttattatgcaAATTTTCATTAAATTGAATACTAATGGCAATTTGGTTAGTGATGCCTGGAAAATCTTGCTGGACCATTAGCTGACCCTTTGAGGGCCACGGAGGACCTTTCAGAGATCACTGAAGGCTTTGTGAAGGACCCTGATCTCTAGGATCCCTGGGATTTTAAAACCAACTTCCGAATTTAAGCACTTTATGCATGCTTGCATATTGAGCCTTCTAACCTTTTCAGTCCATTATCGACCTTACGTCGCCACTGTAACACTCTATCGGGACCTGAAGAAGAGGTACTGCATTTGGCTGTTGGGTTTGGTGTTAGTGTCAGTGCTGTAAATGTGAATAATTAGGTGCTGAACACAGCTAGCATGCTTCCCACAGTAAGAAAATGCCAGAAGCCTGACAGAGGAAGCTGTATATGTTTCCTACTTCCAGAGAAGGACTTCCCAGTCTGGTTTTAACCCCCACTTTTGGTTCTCCAAAGATGTCAGGAAAAGATATCCCTGGGCAGAGGGCTATATgatcataatcataatcatattGGTCTGGGTGCAGGTGGTGCGCACACTAAATGTAAAGAGCTAGGTAGTACCCAGATGGCAACAAGGCCTAACAAGTCAAAAAATTAGGCATGGCTACACTTTCCACGAAACAGTGGGGCCTGGAAAAGACACACAACCCTGCAGAGCTACTTTAGATGACCAGTCCCACCATTTAAATTTCGCCAGGGTGGACAATCATGAAAATACATTTCGGCAAGGCACATCAATATTAAGTGAATAAATGATCCACTTGAATCAATGCAATGTTTGAAGCTGTTATCATTGCGTCACTTGGGGGCAGCGGAACAAGCTGTTAATGCACACATATTATAACCTTCTGAAGGCGGACATGTAAGCAAACAGTTACTTCTTTCTACATCCAAGTTTTTGTCCACCTGATAGAGTTTGTCCATTATTCACTCTactttaactttgtttttggtctctactAACTCCCGGGAAACTATCTGATCTTCTTAGCCGCTAAATCCATATGTTCACTAGcaagttgctaactttgtcagTCTTTTGTTGCTGGGCAGTTATAGCATATCGAGTTTTTTGGCTGAAAATTACTGCTTGCTGGGGCTGAAAAATGAAGTTGATGAGAGCAGGAATTAATCAAACCAACCAATCTGAAAAATggactgtaaaaccaaaaagaattagctgaaagatgctaaaatgctcCATTGAGCTGAAGGGAACTGCAGACTGAAGAGTTGGTTGATACTTGTCTGGGGGATCAATACTACGATGGACTCACCCTTTTCACattgcatgtatttatttgacctattgttattattgagtACCGCAGCTTTTACTAGACATTGGTTTGCATTGCAGCATAGCCAATGCTATGTCATTAGACCTCAAAAGACTGGGAATACCCATTGTTACCCATACCCATTGATAAGAGGGCTTAGTAAATGTTAAATGGAATTTGTTATGTTATTTGTCCATATTGTTCTAATAGTAGT
The sequence above is drawn from the Etheostoma cragini isolate CJK2018 chromosome 2, CSU_Ecrag_1.0, whole genome shotgun sequence genome and encodes:
- the hand2 gene encoding heart- and neural crest derivatives-expressed protein 2 gives rise to the protein MHPHHTHPRPVKRRPTANRKERRRTQSINSAFAELRECIPNVPADTKLSKIKTLRLATSYISYLMDILDKDGQHGDTQAFKAELKKTEAREERRKREPVEIPKATSSSSSSSSSAGDKKSKGRTGWPQHVWALELKQ